A stretch of Neisseria subflava DNA encodes these proteins:
- the nrdB gene encoding class Ia ribonucleoside-diphosphate reductase subunit beta, which produces MSYSTFSKTKNDALKEPMFFGQPVNVARYDQQKYEVFEKLIEKQLSFFWRPEEIDVSRDRIDYANLPEHEKHIFISNLKYQTLLDSIQGRSPNVAFLPLVSIPELETWIETWSFSETIHSRSYTHIIRNIVNDPSVVFDDIVQNKYIIARAEDIACYYDDLIEYTQYYNLLGEGMHNVGGKLVTVSLRELKKKLYLCLMCVNVLEAIRFYVSFACSFAFAERELMEGNAKIIKLIARDEALHLTSTQHMLNLMRAGADDPEMAEIANELQDECFNLFKKAAEQEKEWAAYLFKDGSMIGLNKEILAQYVEYITNLRMQAVGLPAGFEGATQNPIPWINAWLSSDNVQVAPQEVEISSYLIGQIDSEVSADDLGDFEL; this is translated from the coding sequence ATGTCCTACAGCACCTTTTCCAAGACCAAAAACGACGCGCTGAAAGAGCCGATGTTTTTTGGTCAGCCGGTAAATGTCGCCCGTTATGACCAGCAGAAATACGAAGTATTTGAAAAACTGATCGAAAAACAATTGTCTTTCTTCTGGCGTCCGGAAGAAATCGACGTATCGCGCGACCGTATCGACTACGCCAATCTGCCCGAACACGAAAAACATATTTTCATCAGCAATCTGAAATACCAAACCCTGCTCGATTCGATCCAAGGTCGCAGCCCGAACGTTGCGTTCTTGCCTTTGGTGTCTATTCCCGAGCTGGAAACTTGGATTGAAACGTGGAGCTTCAGCGAAACCATCCACTCACGCAGCTACACTCATATCATCCGCAATATCGTGAATGATCCGTCAGTTGTGTTCGATGATATTGTGCAAAACAAATATATCATCGCCCGTGCTGAAGACATTGCCTGCTATTACGATGATTTGATTGAATACACCCAGTATTACAATCTGTTGGGCGAAGGCATGCACAATGTCGGCGGCAAGCTTGTTACCGTGTCTTTGCGCGAGTTGAAGAAAAAGCTCTATCTCTGCCTGATGTGCGTGAATGTATTGGAAGCCATCCGCTTTTACGTTTCATTTGCCTGCTCTTTCGCCTTTGCCGAGCGCGAATTGATGGAGGGCAACGCCAAAATCATCAAACTGATTGCCCGTGACGAAGCCTTGCACCTGACCAGCACCCAGCATATGCTCAACCTGATGCGTGCCGGTGCCGATGATCCTGAAATGGCTGAAATTGCAAATGAATTGCAGGACGAGTGTTTCAACCTCTTCAAAAAAGCAGCCGAGCAGGAAAAAGAATGGGCGGCTTATCTGTTTAAAGACGGCTCAATGATTGGCCTGAACAAGGAAATTCTGGCTCAATACGTTGAATACATTACCAATCTGCGTATGCAGGCGGTTGGTCTTCCTGCCGGATTTGAAGGTGCGACCCAAAATCCGATTCCTTGGATCAACGCATGGCTGTCTTCTGACAATGTACAGGTTGCGCCGCAGGAAGTGGAAATTTCTTCTTACTTAATCGGTCAGATTGATTCGGAAGTCAGCGCGGACGATTTGGGCGATTTCGAGCTGTAA
- the nrdA gene encoding class 1a ribonucleoside-diphosphate reductase subunit alpha produces MNAATNIKVTKRDGRLEDINLDKIHRVVTWATEGLQNVSVSQVELKSHIQFYNGIRTDDIHETIIKAAADLISQDTPDYQYLAARLAIFHLRKIAYGEFEPPHLYDHVKKLTEAGKYDRHIIADYSREEFDELNAYIDHSRDMTFSYAAVKQLEGKYLVQNRVTRQIYETPQFLYILVAMCLFSKYPKETRLDYVKRFYDAVSTFKVSLPTPIMSGVRTPTRQFSSCVLIECDDSLDSINATTSAIVKYVSQRAGIGINAGRIRGLGSEIRGGEAQHTGCIPFFKMFQAAVKSCSQGGVRGGAATLFYPLWHIEAESLLVLKNNRGVEDNRIRQLDYGVQINRLLYTRLIKGGNITLFSPNEVPGLYDAFFADQDEFERLYTQYEQDPNIRKRTLPATELFSTLMQERAGTGRIYIQNVDHCNTHSPFDPRVAPVHQSNLCMEIALPTKPLDNINDPNGEIALCTLSAFNLGALNNLDELEELADLTVRALDALLDYQDYPVAAARTATMNRRTLGIGVINYAYYLAKNGVHYSDDSALGLTHRTFEAMQYYLLKASVNLAKEYGACPLFNQTVYSQGRLPIDTYKKDLDAVCNEPLHYDWESLRADIVKYGLRNSTLTALMPSETSSQIANATNGIEPPRGLVTVKASKDGILKQVVPEFETLKDAYETLWQLPGNEGYLKLVGVMQKFVDQSISANTAYDPGKFEGNKVSMKQMLKDLLTAYKYGVKTLYYHNTRDGADDTQTDIQDDGCAGGACKI; encoded by the coding sequence ATGAATGCAGCAACGAATATTAAAGTAACCAAACGCGACGGACGCTTGGAAGATATCAATTTAGACAAAATCCACCGTGTTGTTACTTGGGCGACGGAAGGCTTACAAAACGTCTCCGTATCGCAAGTCGAGCTCAAATCACATATTCAGTTTTACAACGGTATCCGTACCGACGACATCCATGAGACCATCATCAAGGCCGCGGCCGACCTGATCTCACAAGATACGCCCGATTATCAATATTTGGCTGCCCGCCTCGCCATTTTCCATCTGCGCAAAATCGCTTATGGCGAATTCGAGCCGCCTCACCTCTACGATCACGTTAAAAAACTGACCGAAGCAGGCAAATACGACCGCCACATCATCGCAGATTACAGCCGCGAAGAATTCGACGAGCTGAATGCCTATATCGACCACAGCCGCGATATGACCTTCTCGTATGCCGCCGTGAAACAGCTGGAAGGCAAATATCTGGTTCAAAACCGCGTTACCCGCCAAATTTATGAAACGCCGCAGTTTTTATACATTTTGGTGGCCATGTGTCTCTTCAGCAAATATCCGAAAGAGACCCGCTTGGATTACGTCAAACGCTTTTACGATGCCGTTTCCACATTCAAAGTATCGTTGCCTACACCTATCATGAGCGGCGTGCGTACGCCTACCCGTCAATTCTCAAGCTGCGTATTGATTGAATGCGACGATAGCCTCGACTCCATCAATGCTACCACCAGTGCGATTGTGAAATACGTTTCCCAACGCGCAGGCATCGGCATCAACGCCGGCCGTATCCGGGGCTTGGGCAGTGAAATCCGGGGCGGCGAAGCACAACACACTGGCTGCATCCCATTCTTCAAAATGTTCCAAGCGGCGGTTAAGTCCTGCTCGCAAGGTGGCGTACGCGGCGGCGCGGCAACCTTGTTCTACCCATTGTGGCACATCGAAGCCGAAAGCCTGTTGGTATTGAAAAACAACCGCGGCGTAGAAGACAACCGTATCCGCCAACTGGACTACGGCGTACAAATCAACCGCCTGCTGTACACCCGCTTGATTAAAGGCGGCAACATTACTCTGTTCTCGCCGAATGAAGTTCCGGGTTTATATGATGCCTTCTTCGCCGACCAAGACGAATTCGAACGCCTCTATACTCAATACGAGCAAGACCCAAACATCCGCAAACGCACTTTGCCGGCAACAGAATTGTTCTCTACCCTGATGCAGGAGCGTGCCGGTACCGGTCGTATCTACATCCAAAACGTTGATCACTGCAACACGCACAGCCCGTTTGATCCACGCGTTGCGCCTGTTCATCAGTCCAACTTGTGCATGGAAATCGCCCTGCCGACCAAACCTTTGGACAACATCAACGATCCGAACGGCGAAATTGCCTTGTGTACCCTGTCCGCCTTCAACTTGGGCGCATTGAACAACTTGGACGAACTGGAAGAGCTTGCCGATTTGACCGTACGCGCACTTGATGCCCTGCTGGATTATCAAGACTATCCGGTTGCAGCAGCACGCACCGCGACCATGAACCGCCGCACACTCGGTATCGGCGTCATCAACTACGCCTACTATCTGGCGAAAAACGGCGTACATTACAGCGATGACTCCGCCCTCGGCCTGACCCACCGCACCTTTGAAGCCATGCAGTATTACCTGCTCAAAGCATCGGTGAACCTTGCCAAAGAATACGGCGCATGTCCGTTGTTCAACCAGACCGTTTATTCGCAAGGCAGACTGCCTATCGACACCTACAAAAAAGACTTGGACGCCGTGTGCAACGAGCCTTTGCACTACGACTGGGAAAGCCTGCGCGCCGACATCGTCAAATACGGTCTGCGCAACTCTACCCTGACCGCACTCATGCCGTCTGAAACCAGCTCGCAAATCGCCAACGCCACCAACGGCATCGAGCCTCCACGCGGATTGGTAACGGTTAAAGCATCGAAAGACGGTATTTTGAAACAAGTCGTACCGGAATTTGAAACCCTGAAAGATGCCTACGAAACCCTGTGGCAGCTTCCGGGCAACGAAGGCTACCTGAAACTCGTCGGCGTAATGCAAAAATTCGTCGATCAATCGATTTCCGCCAACACCGCCTACGACCCGGGCAAATTCGAAGGCAACAAAGTTTCCATGAAACAAATGCTCAAAGACCTGCTGACTGCCTACAAATACGGCGTCAAAACCCTGTACTACCACAACACACGCGACGGTGCGGACGATACGCAGACCGATATTCAAGATGACGGCTGCGCAGGTGGGGCTTGTAAGATTTGA
- the yfaE gene encoding class I ribonucleotide reductase maintenance protein YfaE, translating to MALISTHDKTFQLQQGETLLEGLERTGHEVEYQCRSGYCGSCRVKILDGKVSYDNFPLAFVAPGEILPCCCRVTEDIKLDCRERIKEPDLFDVDLFEDK from the coding sequence ATGGCACTCATCAGTACACACGACAAAACCTTCCAACTCCAACAAGGCGAAACCTTATTGGAGGGCTTGGAGCGCACCGGACACGAGGTTGAATACCAATGTCGCAGCGGTTATTGCGGTTCATGTCGGGTCAAAATCTTGGATGGGAAAGTCTCTTATGATAATTTTCCACTCGCTTTTGTCGCGCCCGGAGAAATTTTGCCGTGCTGCTGCCGGGTTACTGAAGACATCAAGCTCGATTGTCGGGAGCGCATCAAAGAGCCGGATTTATTTGATGTCGATTTATTTGAAGACAAATAA
- a CDS encoding acetate uptake transporter produces MTTTKENLANPGPVGLCGFALTTWLLSLINGGFFTAQEGVGLVLGMALAFGGIAQVIAGMFEFKKGNTFGFTAFISYGAFWWTWALFTIFFKGETAPAFIGWYLCAWGMFSLMMFVATLTKPKVLSGIFFFLTLTFFALGIGDGMQNHSIVHIGGCLGLVTALGAFYLAAAEVINESFGKTVLPVGERK; encoded by the coding sequence ATGACTACTACTAAAGAAAACCTGGCGAATCCAGGTCCAGTAGGCCTGTGTGGCTTTGCATTGACAACTTGGTTGCTCAGTCTGATTAACGGCGGCTTTTTTACTGCTCAAGAGGGTGTCGGCTTAGTTTTGGGCATGGCTCTCGCCTTTGGTGGTATCGCCCAAGTTATTGCCGGTATGTTTGAGTTCAAGAAAGGCAATACGTTTGGCTTTACCGCTTTTATCAGCTATGGCGCATTCTGGTGGACATGGGCTTTGTTTACCATCTTTTTCAAAGGTGAAACAGCTCCGGCATTTATCGGCTGGTATCTCTGCGCATGGGGTATGTTTTCGCTGATGATGTTTGTGGCCACCTTGACCAAGCCTAAAGTATTGAGCGGTATTTTCTTTTTCTTGACACTGACTTTCTTTGCTTTGGGTATTGGCGATGGTATGCAAAACCACAGCATCGTCCATATCGGCGGTTGCTTAGGCTTGGTAACTGCACTTGGTGCGTTCTACTTGGCAGCGGCAGAGGTTATCAACGAATCTTTCGGCAAGACGGTTTTGCCGGTTGGAGAACGTAAATAA
- the aroD gene encoding type I 3-dehydroquinate dehydratase — translation MKPVIIKNIEIGKGLPKIAVPLVAANTQELEQALRVLKETAFDIIEFRADFFQEALDADFIAGQLGIVRRAFPDKPLLFTFRRAQEGGNTPCSDDYYFELLERIICSKQADIIDIELFAGENGVKQTIALAHEYQTAALLCNHDFQATPSLADITGRLKTMAEWGADICKIAVMPQSPQDVLTLLQATHEVSQSINCPIITMSMNKIGAISRLAGSVFGSAVTFGAAGKTSAPGQIDANELRKILAILG, via the coding sequence ATGAAACCTGTCATCATCAAAAATATCGAGATCGGCAAAGGCCTGCCTAAAATTGCCGTGCCGCTGGTGGCCGCCAATACGCAGGAATTGGAGCAGGCTTTGCGCGTATTGAAAGAGACGGCTTTTGACATTATTGAATTTCGTGCGGATTTTTTTCAAGAAGCGCTTGATGCCGATTTTATTGCCGGGCAATTAGGCATTGTCCGACGGGCTTTTCCTGACAAGCCTTTACTGTTTACGTTTAGAAGGGCGCAAGAGGGCGGCAACACGCCTTGTTCGGACGACTATTATTTTGAATTATTGGAAAGAATCATCTGTTCCAAACAAGCCGATATTATTGACATCGAGCTTTTTGCCGGGGAAAACGGCGTAAAACAAACCATTGCTTTGGCGCATGAGTATCAAACTGCCGCCTTACTTTGCAATCACGATTTCCAAGCCACGCCGTCTTTGGCAGACATTACAGGCCGTCTGAAAACAATGGCAGAGTGGGGCGCGGATATCTGCAAAATTGCCGTGATGCCGCAATCGCCGCAAGATGTATTGACCTTATTACAGGCAACGCATGAAGTTTCACAAAGTATAAACTGCCCGATTATTACTATGTCTATGAATAAAATCGGTGCAATCAGTCGTCTGGCCGGCTCGGTTTTCGGCTCGGCCGTAACCTTTGGTGCAGCAGGAAAAACGTCGGCCCCCGGTCAAATTGATGCCAATGAATTGAGGAAAATCTTGGCCATTTTAGGATAA
- the uvrC gene encoding excinuclease ABC subunit UvrC yields MSATEPFDLPLFLKNLPNLPGVYRFFDENNNVLYVGKAVNLKRRVSSYFQKNDHSPRIALMVKQVHHIETTITRSEAEALILENNFIKALSPKYNILFRDDKSYPYLMLSGHQYPQMAYYRGTLNKPNQYFGPYPNSNAVRDSIQVLQKVFMLRTCEDSVFEHRDRPCLLYQIKRCTAPCVGYISEEDYRDSVREAATFLNGKTDELTRTLQHKMQTAAANLQFEEAARYRDQIQALGIMQSNQFIDSKNPNNPNDIDLLALAVSDGLVCVHWVSIRGGRHVGDKSFFPDTKNDPEPNGQDYAEAFVAQHYLGKSKPDIIISNFPVPDALKEALEGEHGKQMQFVTKTIGERKVWLKMAEQNAQMAIAQRRLQQSSQQHRIDELAKILGMDSDGLNRLECFDISHTQGEATIASCVVYDEQNIQPSQYRRYNITTAKPGDDYAAMREVLTRRYGKMQEAEANGESVKWPDVVLIDGGKGQIGVAVSVWEELGLHIPLVGIAKGPERKAGMEELILPFTGEVFRLPPNSPALHLLQTVRDESHRFAITGHRKKRDKARVTSSLSEIPGIGSKRRQALLTRFGGLRGVIAASREDLEKVEGISKALAETIYEHLH; encoded by the coding sequence TGAAAAATCTGCCCAATCTGCCGGGCGTGTACCGTTTTTTTGACGAAAACAACAATGTTTTATATGTCGGCAAAGCGGTCAATCTCAAGCGGCGCGTTTCCAGTTATTTCCAAAAAAACGACCATTCGCCGCGCATCGCATTGATGGTAAAACAGGTTCACCATATCGAAACCACCATCACGCGTTCCGAAGCCGAAGCGCTGATTCTTGAAAACAACTTCATTAAAGCCCTATCGCCGAAATACAATATTCTTTTCCGCGATGACAAAAGTTATCCTTATTTGATGCTCAGCGGCCATCAATATCCGCAAATGGCGTATTACCGCGGCACGCTGAATAAGCCTAATCAATATTTCGGCCCGTATCCCAACAGCAATGCTGTGCGCGACAGCATTCAAGTATTGCAAAAAGTCTTTATGCTGCGCACCTGCGAAGACAGCGTATTCGAGCACCGCGACCGTCCTTGTCTGCTTTACCAAATCAAACGCTGCACCGCGCCTTGTGTCGGCTACATCAGCGAAGAAGATTACCGCGACAGCGTGCGTGAAGCCGCGACTTTCCTCAATGGCAAAACCGATGAACTGACGCGCACCTTGCAACACAAAATGCAAACCGCCGCCGCTAATCTGCAATTTGAAGAAGCCGCCCGTTACCGCGATCAAATTCAAGCGCTTGGCATTATGCAGAGTAATCAGTTTATCGACAGCAAAAACCCGAACAATCCAAACGATATCGATTTGCTTGCGCTGGCGGTTTCAGACGGCCTGGTTTGCGTACACTGGGTCAGCATCCGCGGCGGACGGCATGTAGGCGACAAAAGCTTTTTCCCCGACACCAAAAACGATCCCGAGCCAAACGGACAAGATTACGCCGAAGCCTTCGTCGCCCAACATTATTTGGGCAAAAGCAAACCCGACATCATTATCAGCAACTTTCCCGTTCCCGATGCGCTGAAAGAGGCTTTGGAGGGCGAACACGGCAAGCAGATGCAGTTTGTCACCAAAACCATAGGCGAACGCAAAGTCTGGTTGAAAATGGCAGAGCAAAATGCGCAAATGGCGATTGCACAACGCCGCTTGCAACAAAGTAGCCAGCAACACCGCATTGATGAACTGGCAAAAATCCTCGGCATGGATTCAGACGGCCTCAACCGCCTTGAATGTTTCGATATCAGCCACACACAAGGCGAGGCCACTATTGCGTCCTGCGTTGTGTACGATGAGCAAAACATCCAGCCTTCGCAATACCGTCGCTACAACATCACGACCGCCAAGCCCGGCGACGACTACGCCGCCATGCGCGAAGTGTTGACGCGCCGTTACGGCAAAATGCAGGAAGCCGAAGCCAACGGCGAAAGCGTCAAATGGCCGGATGTCGTGTTGATTGACGGCGGCAAAGGGCAAATCGGCGTAGCCGTATCGGTATGGGAAGAGCTCGGGCTGCACATTCCTTTGGTCGGTATCGCCAAAGGCCCCGAGCGCAAAGCCGGTATGGAAGAACTCATACTGCCTTTTACCGGCGAAGTCTTCCGCCTGCCGCCCAATAGCCCGGCCTTGCATTTATTGCAAACCGTACGTGACGAATCACACCGCTTTGCGATTACAGGCCACCGCAAAAAACGCGACAAAGCACGCGTTACTTCCTCACTCAGCGAAATCCCCGGTATCGGCAGCAAACGCCGCCAAGCATTGCTCACTCGATTCGGCGGTCTGCGCGGCGTGATTGCAGCCAGCCGCGAGGACTTGGAAAAAGTTGAAGGCATCAGCAAAGCATTGGCGGAAACCATTTACGAGCATCTGCACTGA
- a CDS encoding DUF6979 family protein: MKIYGDIAVKAAESYSKYEDMEQAWTEITASFPIKESIRKKGCPKNAFLGLCRAGLVKGINPEKVKTKHSKNGEYAVAAVSLLKNDPEWANQKKSVFWREIVGNEKKYNSQLHVVLALWEKGLII, translated from the coding sequence ATGAAGATTTATGGCGACATTGCGGTAAAAGCAGCTGAATCATATTCTAAATATGAAGATATGGAACAAGCTTGGACAGAGATTACGGCATCATTTCCCATCAAGGAGTCAATTAGAAAAAAAGGATGCCCAAAGAATGCATTTTTGGGATTGTGTCGTGCGGGGTTGGTTAAAGGAATCAACCCGGAAAAAGTCAAAACCAAACATTCCAAAAACGGAGAATATGCCGTTGCAGCGGTCAGCCTTTTAAAAAATGATCCCGAATGGGCAAATCAGAAAAAATCCGTTTTCTGGCGCGAAATTGTGGGTAATGAAAAAAAATATAACAGCCAGCTTCATGTCGTTTTGGCCTTGTGGGAAAAAGGCTTGATTATTTGA